One stretch of Oncorhynchus gorbuscha isolate QuinsamMale2020 ecotype Even-year linkage group LG21, OgorEven_v1.0, whole genome shotgun sequence DNA includes these proteins:
- the LOC124008384 gene encoding transmembrane protein 256-like — translation MTASLFVQRLAGVSGALAVTAGAYGAHGFKNKDPGDYSIVLYETANKYHFYHSIALLGASRCRKPAVAGALLVVGMGAFCGALYHQALTENPVLRKLAPYGGMFLIAGWLAIAI, via the exons ATGACCGCGTCTTTGTTTGTGCAGAGGTTAGCAGGAGTGTCCGGGGCGCTTGCTGTCACGGCTGGGGCATACGGAGCTCACG GTTTCAAAAACAAAGATCCAGGCGATTACTCGATCGTG CTGTATGAGACGGCCAACAAGTACCACTTCTATCACAGCATAGCTCTGCTGGGGGCCTCTCGCTGTCGGAAACCTGCTGTG gCGGGCGCCCTCCTGGTAGTGGGCATGGGGGCGTTCTGTGGCGCCCTGTATCACCAGGCCCTGACGGAGAACCCTGTCCTGAGGAAACTGGCTCCTTACGGGGGCATGTTCCTGatcgctggctggctggccatcGCCATCTGA